From Hyla sarda isolate aHylSar1 chromosome 5, aHylSar1.hap1, whole genome shotgun sequence, a single genomic window includes:
- the LOC130273286 gene encoding protein spinster homolog 1-like has protein sequence MASPQDPLLKEEEEAMEDHSDMDVEKGDIAERQNLPSLSVMSTARSIITVVILAFVNLLIYANRSSVAGVLPYIQKAYDTNASLSGLLNTLFIGSYVLVAPIAGYLGDHCNKKYTVCAGVIVWLSMTLTLSFIPDGYFLLFLLTSGLVGAGEATFCTIAPSIIADLFTSDQRTRMLNVFYSVIPVGCGLGYIIGPKVTDAARGDWHWAFRVTPGLGLIAVALMILVTKELPRTTTNGKKNNKSQKFAKWATDLKKLFKNRSFMLTTMGSTAVSFIVGAIGVWGPSYLTHARTLLQEKDPCRAEPCDYHDILIFGVVTVVSGILGVVAGTEISKRYRKSNPRADPLVCGCAMMLSAPFLLLALTFGNISLVATNIFIFIGETLLSVNFTLISDIILKVVTPWRRSSALAVQMTIYHLLGDAGSPYLIGLISDTYERGYAKSPLLKYRSLEYALMTCTIMAVIGGAFFMATALYIERDEKEAEMESEPPSPSSSSLLPADEDRASD, from the coding sequence atggcctctccacaagacccattgctgaaggaggaggaagaagcaatggaggaccatagtgatatggatgtagaaaagggcgatatcgctgagaggcagaacctgccatctctaagcgtgatgtccaccgcacgttccattatcaccgtagtgatcctcgcctttgttaatttgctcatctatgcaaatcgctccagcgtggcgggggtgctgccttatatacagaaagcatatgacaccaatgctagtctgtccggcttattgaatacattgttcattggaagctacgtgctggtcgcaccaattgccggatatctgggcgaccactgtaataagaaatatactgtttgcgcaggagtcatcgtttggctgagtatgacacttaccctgtcattcatccctgacgggtatttcctgctcttcctgctgacgagtggactggttggagccggagaggcgactttctgcaccatcgccccctccatcattgcagacctttttacaagtgaccagcggacccgcatgctgaacgtgttttactccgtcatacctgtaggctgcggactaggatacatcatcgggcccaaagtgactgatgcagcaaggggcgattggcactgggcatttcgggtcacccctggcctgggcctcatagctgtggctttgatgattttggtcacaaaggagcttccaagaacgactacaaacgggaagaagaacaacaaatcccagaagtttgccaaatgggcaacagatctgaaaaaactatttaaaaatcgaagcttcatgttaaccaccatgggatcgacggctgtatccttcatagtgggagccataggtgtatggggtccgtcatacctgacccacgcacgaacactcctacaagagaaggacccttgccgtgctgaaccgtgtgactatcacgacatcctaatatttggtgtggttacagtcgtttccggcattctgggagttgtagcagggacggagataagtaaaagatatcgcaaatccaacccacgggcggacccgcttgtgtgtggatgtgcgatgatgctctccgccccttttcttctgttggcattgacttttggcaacatcagcctcgttgccaccaacattttcatcttcatcggagagacgcttctgtcagtaaatttcaccctcatatctgacattatactaaaagtagtaactccgtggaggagatcttcagccctggccgtgcagatgacaatctatcacctcctaggtgacgccggcagcccgtacctcatcggcctgatatctgacacctacgaacgaggatatgccaaatcccctcttctgaaataccgcagcctggagtatgccctcatgacctgcaccataatggcagtcatcggaggggccttcttcatggctaCGGCCCTATATAttgagagggacgaaaaagaagcagagatggaatcagaacctccgtcaccctcctcctcctcactgcttcctgccgatgaggaccgcgcttcagactga